One part of the Candidatus Methylomirabilota bacterium genome encodes these proteins:
- a CDS encoding FecR domain-containing protein, translating into MHGKNVFAAAAVLFCASLPATAAAQSDGSAGVVTSVNGDATLIRAATTVAPASLRMRDEIFVRDRIHTQERSLVRVLLGGKALITVRELSALTITEEAGRVTVDLQSGKIGVAVVKGRMRPGEVIEIRSPNATAAVRGTVFVVEVEPLKAGAAATTTQVHLFHGALDVSARLDPSHPTVRLAEMQSVAVSGNALGSVRPLSRSDVAALTADLRPRQMQATEAPSEVTGGLVAREQARAVALASALLSPAAAGPVRSVKNLKAAGDGVAGATASATTASTEVLDQLVDSLGIDGLDQTLTGLGNTVGSLGGVVGGLGGALGNVSGHLGGALGGTVGGLGGTVGALGGSIGSAGGAIGGLGGGVGGLGGSLGGLGGGVGAVGGTVGGLGGAIGGVGGAVGGTVGALGGTVGGVGGTVGGTVGGVGGTVGGVVGGVGGVVGGVGGGLGGLLGR; encoded by the coding sequence TCAACGGGGATGCGACCCTGATCCGCGCGGCCACCACGGTGGCCCCGGCCTCGCTTCGCATGCGGGACGAGATCTTCGTCCGCGATCGCATTCACACCCAGGAGCGCTCGCTGGTGCGCGTGCTCCTGGGCGGCAAGGCCCTCATCACGGTCCGCGAGCTGTCCGCGCTCACCATCACCGAGGAGGCGGGGCGCGTCACCGTCGATCTGCAGTCGGGCAAGATCGGCGTGGCCGTCGTCAAGGGCCGCATGCGGCCGGGCGAGGTCATCGAGATTCGCTCCCCCAACGCGACGGCGGCGGTGCGCGGCACCGTCTTCGTGGTGGAGGTCGAGCCCCTGAAGGCCGGCGCGGCCGCCACCACCACGCAGGTGCATCTCTTCCACGGCGCGCTCGACGTGAGCGCCCGTCTCGATCCGTCGCATCCCACCGTGCGCCTGGCCGAGATGCAGAGCGTGGCGGTGTCGGGCAACGCGCTGGGCTCGGTCCGGCCGCTCTCGCGGTCCGACGTGGCCGCCCTCACCGCGGACCTTCGGCCGCGGCAGATGCAGGCGACCGAGGCGCCCAGCGAGGTGACCGGCGGCCTGGTGGCCCGGGAGCAGGCCCGTGCGGTGGCGCTGGCCTCGGCGCTCCTGTCGCCCGCAGCCGCCGGACCGGTGCGCTCCGTGAAGAACCTCAAGGCCGCGGGGGACGGCGTGGCCGGCGCGACCGCGAGCGCGACGACCGCCTCCACCGAGGTGCTGGACCAGCTCGTCGATAGCCTCGGCATCGACGGGCTGGATCAGACGCTCACCGGCCTCGGCAACACCGTCGGCAGCCTCGGCGGGGTCGTCGGAGGTCTCGGCGGCGCGCTCGGGAACGTGAGCGGCCATCTCGGCGGCGCGCTCGGCGGCACCGTCGGCGGACTTGGTGGCACGGTCGGCGCCCTCGGCGGTTCCATCGGCAGCGCCGGCGGCGCCATCGGCGGGCTCGGCGGCGGCGTCGGGGGGCTCGGGGGCAGCCTGGGCGGACTGGGTGGCGGCGTCGGCGCCGTCGGCGGGACCGTCGGCGGGCTCGGCGGCGCCATCGGAGGGGTGGGAGGCGCCGTGGGCGGCACGGTGGGCGCGCTCGGCGGCACCGTCGGCGGAGTCGGCGGAACCGTCGGCGGCACGGTCGGCGGAGTCGGCGGGACGGTCGGTGGAGTCGTCGGTGGAGTCGGCGGAGTCGTCGGCGGTGTGGGCGGCGGGCTGGGTGGCCTGCTCGGACGCTAG
- a CDS encoding CoA transferase, whose product MNAALAGILVADLTQNVAGPYCTQILGDLGAEVVKVERVGRGDDARAWGPPFWGQESATFLSVNRNKRSLAVDLKSAEGIAVVERLLARADVFVQSLRAGAVEELGLGWPRAAALNPRLVYCSVTAFGTEGPLKDRPGYDPLMQAYGGIMSINGHPNQPPARVPVSVVDMGTGMWAVTGIMAALRERDRTGHGAHVTTALFDTALAWSVFQMSHYLATGEVPQPQGSGTAMIVPYEAFPVTDGWVMIAAASDALFLKTTTALAVPGLARDPRFVDNPRRVQHRAALQEALAAVTRGLTADDVLARLQRAGVPAARVSTMDQIASEPQTEASGMLPAIKHPRLPDYRPMALPIKWDGERPAPTRVPPLLGEHSAEVLAELGYDAATIRDLAERHVVQL is encoded by the coding sequence ATGAACGCCGCCCTGGCCGGAATCCTGGTCGCCGACCTGACCCAGAACGTCGCGGGCCCCTATTGCACCCAGATCCTCGGTGACCTGGGCGCCGAGGTGGTCAAGGTGGAGCGCGTGGGCCGCGGCGACGACGCGCGCGCGTGGGGGCCGCCCTTCTGGGGCCAGGAGAGCGCGACCTTCCTGAGCGTCAATCGCAACAAGCGGAGCCTGGCGGTGGACCTCAAGTCCGCCGAAGGCATCGCGGTGGTGGAGCGGCTCCTGGCTCGCGCCGACGTCTTCGTGCAGTCGCTGCGGGCCGGCGCGGTGGAGGAATTGGGGCTCGGCTGGCCGCGCGCCGCCGCGCTGAATCCGCGGCTCGTGTACTGCTCGGTCACCGCCTTCGGCACCGAGGGACCGCTCAAGGACCGCCCGGGCTACGATCCACTGATGCAGGCCTACGGCGGCATCATGTCCATCAACGGCCACCCGAATCAGCCTCCCGCGCGCGTGCCCGTCTCGGTGGTGGACATGGGCACCGGCATGTGGGCGGTCACCGGCATCATGGCCGCGCTGCGCGAGCGCGACCGCACCGGCCACGGCGCCCACGTCACGACTGCGCTCTTCGACACCGCGCTGGCCTGGTCGGTCTTCCAGATGAGTCACTACCTCGCGACCGGCGAGGTGCCGCAGCCGCAGGGCTCGGGCACCGCGATGATCGTCCCGTACGAGGCGTTCCCGGTCACCGACGGCTGGGTGATGATCGCGGCCGCCTCCGACGCCCTCTTCCTCAAGACCACCACCGCGCTCGCGGTCCCCGGGCTCGCGCGCGATCCGCGCTTCGTGGACAATCCGCGCCGGGTGCAGCACCGTGCCGCGCTGCAGGAGGCGCTGGCCGCGGTGACCCGCGGACTCACCGCCGACGACGTGCTCGCGCGGCTGCAGCGGGCCGGCGTGCCCGCGGCGCGCGTGTCCACCATGGATCAGATCGCGAGCGAGCCGCAGACCGAGGCCAGCGGCATGCTGCCCGCGATCAAGCACCCGCGCCTGCCCGACTACCGCCCGATGGCGCTGCCGATCAAGTGGGACGGCGAGCGGCCGGCCCCTACCCGCGTGCCCCCGCTGCTCGGCGAGCACTCGGCGGAGGTGCTGGCCGAGCTGGGCTACGACGCGGCCACCATCCGAGACCTCGCGGAGCGCCATGTCGTCCAGCTATAG
- a CDS encoding ABATE domain-containing protein: MEDSSVGLFEFNSGRLCLDFTNTVRARPLSDRIEYINKYSHLVSWARQATIITPGEAAVLDEVAAGRPRPAGEALSQALALREAIHGLFSARAAGLPASASDLRTLNRAIGRGMSHAGLVVAGPGFEWAWPEAKLDLDRITWWVSRSAAELLTSADLPLVRECAGYDCGWLFMDTTKNRSRRWCDMTTCGNRAKGRRHYERRRGAGGGRPPDGQG, encoded by the coding sequence ATGGAGGACAGTTCCGTCGGGCTGTTCGAGTTCAATTCCGGGCGTCTCTGCCTCGACTTCACGAATACCGTGCGGGCTCGCCCTCTCAGCGACCGCATAGAATACATCAATAAATACAGCCATCTGGTGTCATGGGCCCGCCAGGCGACGATCATCACGCCGGGTGAAGCCGCGGTCCTGGACGAGGTGGCGGCCGGTCGCCCGAGGCCGGCCGGGGAGGCGCTGTCCCAGGCGCTCGCGCTGCGCGAGGCGATCCACGGGCTGTTCTCGGCGCGGGCGGCCGGACTGCCGGCCTCGGCGAGCGATCTTCGGACCCTGAACCGGGCGATCGGCCGGGGGATGTCCCACGCGGGGCTGGTCGTCGCGGGCCCCGGCTTCGAGTGGGCCTGGCCCGAGGCGAAGCTCGACCTGGATCGCATCACGTGGTGGGTCTCGCGCTCGGCCGCCGAGCTGCTGACCTCGGCGGATCTACCGCTCGTCCGCGAGTGCGCCGGTTACGATTGCGGCTGGCTCTTCATGGATACGACCAAGAATCGCAGCCGACGCTGGTGCGACATGACCACGTGCGGGAACCGGGCGAAGGGCCGCCGCCACTACGAGCGGAGGCGCGGCGCCGGCGGGGGCCGGCCGCCGGACGGGCAGGGCTAG
- a CDS encoding YceI family protein, with protein MPRPVLVRSLALAGLALAALAAAGPAMAEALRFRIQPEASEIMFRATSRLMNAEGHFSRFSGDVVVDPAVPTSAKITLTIEAASLDTGIDMRDRHLRSVDFFDVERYPTIAFQSVRVESGGRRATVVGRLTLRGVTRELAVPVDVQISNAALVASGEFIVNRGEYAMNYNSFLNPIGNEVRVAFTFRARVP; from the coding sequence GTGCCGCGCCCAGTCCTCGTCCGCTCGCTCGCGCTCGCCGGGCTCGCGCTGGCCGCGCTGGCGGCGGCCGGCCCCGCGATGGCCGAGGCGCTGCGCTTCCGCATCCAGCCCGAGGCCAGCGAGATCATGTTCCGCGCGACCTCGCGGCTGATGAACGCGGAGGGCCACTTCTCGCGCTTCAGCGGCGACGTGGTGGTGGATCCCGCGGTGCCCACCAGCGCGAAGATCACGCTCACCATCGAGGCCGCGTCGCTCGATACCGGCATCGACATGCGCGACCGACACCTGCGCAGCGTCGACTTCTTCGACGTGGAGCGCTATCCGACCATCGCGTTCCAGAGCGTGCGGGTCGAGTCGGGGGGACGCCGCGCGACGGTGGTGGGCCGGCTCACGCTGCGCGGGGTCACTCGCGAGCTCGCGGTGCCGGTGGACGTGCAGATCAGCAACGCGGCGCTCGTCGCCTCCGGGGAATTCATCGTCAACCGGGGCGAGTACGCGATGAACTACAACTCGTTCTTGAACCCGATCGGCAACGAGGTGCGGGTGGCGTTCACCTTCCGCGCCCGGGTGCCCTGA
- a CDS encoding DUF2339 domain-containing protein codes for MLAAAFVLGLVVSMVALVLSLIAVLAARARRWPDDAPARLAALEKQVRELSTRADPAGPAPAVPVDVDASSPAEPVISEPTPPFAPPPRPALDLEQRIGARWATWVGVVVILVAVALFLKWAMDHDYLGPVTRVSVGIVCGLLMLLGGLALHARRDLPYLGEGLAGGGLGILYLSLFAAHVLYRLLGAPAAFAAMFAVTVLGTAVAVLSGRLSTAVLAVLGGLLTPVLLQVERPDERNLLAYLLVLDALALLVARFRPWPALNRLAWGGSALLILPTLLREPEAPRPLARLVLLSAIFLVFVAVPLFRERARGERIGRIDLVLVVANAAGYFWAVYVTLETWRPLAEGPYALILAVLYRLVAVDYAARVPEDSATVMLHEGVSWTFLTLAIPLALGGQWITLAWAVEGVALLWLAAHGPMPVAVWAGLVALLLAAIRVLALDRYGFPGVPAVWNLTFLIHALVVVALVVGGSLAGRVRESREGYLRTEAVRSLLWVAAALTAAALCWREPKGLWPAVLLTLEVLTVGFLARLVRSPAFSLAIPALVVILAVRVLAADDGIAQHAAGTLLSWPLLSRIGACVAIGIAGGGLARSADPGVRYVGRAISGAAGLILLYVLSVSWTRYQEALRSPGSPRADFRWRTQAGLSVLWAIYAGIALAWGFARSNPAVRYAALALLGLTVFKVFAVDFAEVKTAYRILSFVVLGVVLLLVSLAYQKRRAVSQSVES; via the coding sequence ATGCTCGCGGCGGCATTCGTGCTCGGCCTCGTCGTGTCGATGGTGGCGCTCGTCCTCTCGCTGATCGCGGTGCTGGCCGCGCGCGCCCGCCGCTGGCCCGACGACGCGCCCGCCCGTCTCGCCGCGCTCGAGAAGCAGGTGCGCGAGCTGTCGACGCGCGCCGACCCCGCAGGGCCCGCGCCGGCGGTTCCGGTCGACGTGGACGCGTCGTCGCCCGCCGAGCCCGTGATCAGCGAGCCGACACCGCCGTTCGCGCCGCCGCCCCGTCCCGCGCTCGATCTCGAGCAGCGCATCGGGGCCCGCTGGGCGACCTGGGTCGGCGTGGTGGTGATCCTGGTCGCGGTGGCGCTCTTCCTGAAGTGGGCGATGGACCACGACTACCTCGGCCCGGTCACGCGGGTCAGCGTCGGCATCGTCTGCGGCCTGCTGATGCTGCTGGGCGGCCTGGCCCTGCACGCGCGCCGCGACCTGCCCTATCTCGGCGAGGGGCTCGCGGGCGGCGGCCTCGGCATCCTCTATCTATCGCTGTTCGCGGCGCACGTGCTCTATCGCCTGCTCGGTGCGCCCGCCGCCTTCGCGGCCATGTTCGCGGTGACCGTGCTGGGGACGGCGGTGGCGGTGCTCAGCGGCCGCCTGAGCACCGCGGTGCTCGCGGTCCTCGGCGGCCTCCTCACCCCCGTGCTCCTGCAGGTCGAGCGGCCCGACGAGCGCAATCTGCTCGCCTATCTGCTGGTGCTCGACGCGCTCGCCCTCCTGGTGGCGCGGTTCCGCCCGTGGCCCGCGCTCAACCGCCTGGCCTGGGGCGGGTCCGCGCTGCTGATCCTGCCCACGCTGCTGCGCGAGCCCGAGGCGCCGCGGCCGCTGGCCCGGCTGGTCCTGCTCTCCGCGATCTTCCTCGTGTTCGTGGCCGTCCCGCTCTTCCGCGAGCGGGCCCGGGGCGAGCGCATCGGACGGATCGACCTCGTGCTGGTGGTGGCCAATGCCGCGGGCTACTTCTGGGCGGTGTACGTCACGCTCGAGACGTGGCGACCGCTGGCGGAGGGACCGTACGCGCTGATCCTCGCCGTGCTCTACCGCCTGGTCGCGGTCGACTATGCGGCGCGGGTCCCCGAGGACTCGGCGACCGTGATGCTGCACGAAGGCGTGTCCTGGACCTTTCTCACTCTGGCCATTCCGCTGGCCCTGGGCGGGCAATGGATCACGCTGGCCTGGGCCGTCGAGGGCGTCGCGCTGCTCTGGCTGGCCGCCCACGGGCCGATGCCGGTCGCGGTGTGGGCCGGACTCGTGGCCCTGCTGCTCGCCGCCATCCGCGTGCTGGCCCTCGACCGTTACGGGTTTCCGGGCGTTCCGGCGGTCTGGAACCTCACCTTCCTGATCCACGCGTTGGTGGTCGTTGCCCTGGTCGTCGGCGGGAGCCTGGCCGGTCGGGTGCGCGAGAGCCGCGAGGGCTATCTGCGGACCGAGGCCGTCCGGTCCCTCCTCTGGGTGGCCGCGGCACTGACCGCGGCGGCGCTCTGCTGGCGGGAGCCGAAGGGTCTCTGGCCCGCCGTGCTGCTCACCCTCGAGGTCCTGACCGTCGGATTCCTGGCCCGGCTTGTCCGATCCCCGGCCTTCAGCCTCGCCATTCCGGCGCTGGTCGTCATCCTGGCCGTCCGGGTGCTGGCCGCGGATGATGGCATCGCGCAGCACGCGGCGGGTACGCTGCTGAGCTGGCCGCTCCTGTCGCGGATCGGGGCCTGTGTGGCCATCGGGATCGCGGGAGGCGGGCTGGCTCGCTCGGCGGATCCCGGCGTGCGATACGTCGGGCGGGCCATCTCGGGGGCGGCCGGCCTGATCCTGCTCTACGTGCTCAGCGTGAGCTGGACGCGGTACCAGGAGGCACTCCGATCGCCGGGCAGCCCACGCGCCGACTTCAGGTGGCGAACCCAGGCGGGGCTGTCGGTGCTCTGGGCGATCTATGCGGGTATCGCGCTCGCGTGGGGCTTCGCGCGATCGAATCCGGCGGTGCGCTACGCCGCTCTCGCGCTGCTTGGGCTAACCGTCTTCAAGGTATTTGCCGTGGACTTCGCCGAGGTCAAGACCGCGTATCGGATCCTATCGTTCGTGGTCCTCGGCGTGGTCCTCCTGCTGGTCAGCCTCGCCTATCAGAAGCGTCGAGCGGTCTCCCAGTCGGTTGAAAGTTAG
- a CDS encoding enoyl-CoA hydratase-related protein, whose product MSSSYRTLNVTASPDGFVVTVELNRPEALNAMNTAMGEDLLRCFDGLRWDKTVRAIVFTGAGTKAFCVGGDLKEREGMTDEAWRAQHVIFEAAAAGVLHCPVPVIAAVEGFAMGGGCELAVLSDFVVCGETAVFAVPEVTRGIFPGVGGTQLLPRILGAPMAKELIFTGRRVDAREARAIGLVNHVVPAGQARARALEIAATIADNGPIAVRQAKKAINRGGETDLETGMALAIEAYNNTVTTEDRLEGVRAFNEKRKPRFHGR is encoded by the coding sequence ATGTCGTCCAGCTATAGAACGCTCAACGTCACCGCCTCGCCGGACGGCTTCGTGGTCACGGTGGAGCTGAATCGCCCCGAGGCGCTCAACGCGATGAACACCGCGATGGGCGAGGACCTGCTGCGCTGCTTCGACGGGCTGCGCTGGGACAAGACGGTCCGCGCGATCGTGTTCACCGGCGCGGGCACGAAGGCCTTCTGCGTGGGCGGCGACCTCAAGGAGCGCGAGGGCATGACCGACGAGGCCTGGCGCGCCCAGCACGTGATCTTCGAGGCCGCCGCCGCGGGCGTGCTCCACTGCCCGGTGCCGGTGATCGCGGCGGTCGAGGGCTTCGCGATGGGCGGCGGCTGCGAGCTGGCGGTGCTCTCCGACTTCGTGGTCTGCGGTGAGACCGCGGTGTTCGCGGTGCCCGAGGTCACCCGCGGCATCTTCCCCGGCGTGGGCGGCACCCAGCTGCTGCCGCGCATCCTGGGCGCGCCCATGGCCAAGGAGCTGATCTTCACCGGGCGGCGCGTGGACGCGCGCGAGGCCCGGGCGATCGGGCTCGTCAACCACGTGGTGCCCGCCGGGCAGGCGCGGGCCCGAGCGCTGGAGATCGCCGCCACCATCGCGGACAATGGACCGATCGCGGTGCGCCAGGCCAAGAAGGCGATCAACCGGGGCGGCGAGACCGATCTGGAGACCGGGATGGCGCTGGCCATCGAGGCCTACAACAACACCGTGACCACCGAGGACCGCCTCGAGGGCGTCCGCGCGTTCAACGAGAAGCGGAAACCCAGGTTCCACGGGCGATAG
- a CDS encoding GAF domain-containing protein produces the protein MIDSTLARSRGIVWYPADFSRGQVIAQLPDDLEPRLLASTAAPQFGAADPAVLMLDDLDPALVEAAGRAMVPVVVLSDAADGAPAARGVVSLPMPVSPATLASVLRAACEQARVTREATETARQLEELNAIGVRLSGERDAKLLLDLILTKARTITRSDAGSIYLVERSPDGSRWLRFELAQNESVPVEFNAVSLPLNPRSLAGHVALSGEILHVDDAYALPETGPYRFNREVDALAGYRTKSMLVLPMKTPGGDIIGVLELINGKGESGRPFASVAAIERDARPYSEASRNLAASLASQAAVALSNSHLFRELTRRQGRLEALVEVSQRVTRLWPPATVQRRIADLYCSLLQAEVVAFHLLDGERLVRVEARGEAVDELLPTEITAKAGPAGEVVASAAACVISDVPGHAGLTPAQREIAARLELRTWLSVPVQAGDRLVGVLSAVTGQAALSDDDVAVATTFAAQAGIALENSRLYAQLERALDDVQKGQDQLVQVERLRALGEMAAGVAHDFNNLLAVVMLRTELLLARKPAVDVAESLTMIRQAAHDGAQTVRRIQEFTRTRSSRPFSPVDVPKLLHEVVELARPRWRDQAQSCGVTYDVRVEAGPVPTVAGTAEELREALLNLLNNALEAMPAGGRFILRTAAEKGRVVIRAEDSGCGMSEETRRRVFEPFFTTKGAQGNGLGLAVVWGIVARHGGQITVESALGQGTTFVIGLPIPSALPTAGAVAGEPVVPEGKRILLVEDNVEIRRSLADLLRERGCRVSEAGDGLAAIAQIQVERVDLVLTDLAMPGVSGWEVAKACRDRLPHAAVGLITGFGDQLDPHKLEAHGIGFVVAKPFSSSDLLREVAAALSR, from the coding sequence ATGATCGATTCGACGCTCGCTCGCTCACGCGGCATCGTGTGGTACCCGGCCGACTTCTCCCGGGGGCAGGTCATCGCGCAGCTGCCGGACGACCTCGAGCCGCGCCTGCTCGCATCGACCGCGGCGCCGCAGTTCGGCGCGGCCGACCCCGCCGTCCTCATGCTGGACGATCTTGATCCGGCGCTCGTGGAGGCGGCGGGCCGGGCCATGGTCCCGGTGGTGGTGCTCTCCGACGCGGCCGACGGGGCGCCGGCTGCGCGCGGCGTGGTCTCGCTCCCGATGCCGGTGAGCCCGGCCACCCTGGCGAGCGTGCTGCGGGCCGCCTGCGAGCAGGCGCGGGTCACCCGCGAGGCCACCGAGACGGCGCGACAGCTCGAGGAGCTGAACGCCATCGGGGTGCGGCTGTCCGGCGAGCGCGACGCCAAGCTGCTCCTCGACCTGATCCTGACCAAGGCCCGGACGATCACGCGGAGCGACGCCGGCTCGATCTATCTGGTGGAGCGGTCGCCGGACGGATCGCGGTGGCTGCGGTTCGAGCTGGCCCAGAACGAGAGCGTGCCGGTCGAGTTCAACGCCGTCTCGCTGCCCCTGAACCCGCGGAGCCTGGCCGGCCACGTGGCCCTCTCCGGCGAGATCCTCCACGTCGACGACGCCTACGCGCTGCCCGAGACGGGCCCTTACCGCTTCAACCGGGAGGTGGACGCCCTCGCCGGCTATCGCACCAAGTCGATGCTCGTGCTCCCCATGAAGACGCCGGGCGGGGACATCATCGGCGTGCTCGAGCTGATCAACGGCAAGGGCGAGAGCGGGCGGCCGTTCGCGTCGGTCGCGGCGATCGAGCGGGATGCGCGCCCCTACTCCGAGGCCTCTCGCAATCTGGCCGCCTCACTGGCCTCGCAGGCCGCGGTGGCCCTGTCCAACAGCCACCTCTTCCGCGAGCTGACCCGTCGACAGGGCCGCCTGGAGGCGCTCGTCGAGGTCAGCCAGCGGGTCACGCGCCTCTGGCCCCCCGCCACCGTGCAGCGGCGCATCGCGGATCTCTACTGCAGCCTGCTCCAGGCCGAGGTGGTCGCCTTCCACCTGCTGGACGGCGAGCGACTGGTGCGCGTCGAGGCCCGCGGCGAGGCCGTCGACGAGCTGCTGCCCACCGAGATCACCGCGAAGGCCGGGCCGGCCGGCGAGGTCGTAGCCTCCGCGGCCGCGTGCGTCATCTCCGACGTCCCCGGCCATGCCGGACTGACGCCCGCCCAACGCGAGATCGCCGCGCGGCTGGAGCTGCGGACGTGGCTATCGGTTCCGGTCCAGGCCGGCGACCGGCTGGTGGGCGTGCTGAGCGCGGTGACCGGGCAGGCCGCGCTCTCGGACGACGACGTCGCGGTCGCCACCACCTTCGCGGCCCAGGCGGGGATCGCGCTCGAGAACTCGCGCCTGTACGCGCAGCTCGAGCGCGCGCTGGACGACGTGCAGAAGGGGCAGGACCAGCTGGTCCAGGTCGAGCGGCTGCGCGCCCTCGGTGAGATGGCGGCCGGGGTGGCCCACGACTTCAACAACCTCCTGGCCGTGGTCATGCTTCGCACGGAGCTGCTGCTGGCCCGGAAGCCGGCCGTCGACGTGGCCGAGAGCCTGACCATGATCCGCCAGGCCGCCCACGACGGGGCCCAGACGGTGCGCCGGATCCAGGAATTCACGCGCACGCGCAGCAGCCGGCCGTTCAGCCCGGTCGACGTGCCGAAGCTCCTCCATGAAGTGGTCGAGCTGGCCCGTCCCCGCTGGCGCGACCAGGCGCAGAGCTGCGGGGTGACCTACGACGTGCGCGTGGAGGCCGGCCCGGTGCCGACGGTGGCCGGGACCGCCGAGGAGCTGCGCGAGGCCCTGCTGAATCTTCTGAACAATGCCCTCGAGGCGATGCCGGCGGGGGGCCGCTTCATCCTCCGGACCGCCGCGGAGAAGGGGCGCGTCGTGATTCGCGCCGAGGATTCCGGCTGTGGAATGTCGGAGGAGACGCGGCGGCGGGTCTTCGAGCCCTTCTTCACGACCAAGGGGGCCCAGGGCAACGGGCTCGGTCTGGCGGTGGTCTGGGGGATCGTGGCTCGCCACGGCGGCCAGATCACCGTCGAGAGCGCGCTCGGCCAGGGGACCACGTTCGTCATCGGCCTGCCCATCCCCTCGGCCTTGCCGACCGCTGGCGCGGTGGCCGGCGAGCCGGTGGTGCCGGAGGGCAAGCGGATCCTGCTGGTCGAGGACAACGTCGAGATCCGCCGCTCGCTCGCCGATCTGCTGCGGGAGCGAGGCTGCCGGGTGAGCGAGGCCGGCGACGGCCTGGCCGCCATCGCCCAGATCCAGGTCGAGCGGGTGGACCTGGTGCTGACCGATCTGGCAATGCCGGGCGTCTCGGGATGGGAGGTCGCGAAGGCGTGCCGCGACCGGCTGCCCCACGCCGCCGTCGGGCTGATCACCGGCTTCGGCGACCAGCTCGACCCCCACAAGCTCGAGGCGCACGGCATCGGGTTCGTCGTCGCCAAGCCGTTCTCGTCGAGCGACCTGCTGCGGGAGGTGGCGGCGGCCTTGTCGCGCTAG
- a CDS encoding DUF169 domain-containing protein: MDARTAGHRMTELLGLRTPPVAVTFTAAAPPGVPRVAKAGPAGCAYWKQAAEGAVFYTEAADHYHCPVGSYTHGVALPPERAKELEGVVGTMVGLRYIREDEVAALPRRSERLRVAVYAPLAQAPVPPDVVLVRGRARQIMLVAEAALAAGLAGDGAAMGRPACAMIPAVLGGPRGVTSLGCIGNRVYTGLGDDELYFTIPGPRVGDVVDRLESVLHANRELEEYHQGRRASL; encoded by the coding sequence ATGGATGCACGCACTGCCGGCCATCGCATGACCGAGCTGTTGGGCCTTCGGACACCGCCGGTGGCGGTGACCTTCACCGCGGCGGCGCCCCCGGGCGTCCCGCGCGTGGCGAAGGCCGGGCCCGCCGGCTGCGCGTACTGGAAGCAGGCCGCCGAGGGCGCGGTGTTCTACACCGAGGCCGCCGATCACTACCATTGCCCGGTCGGCTCGTACACCCACGGCGTCGCGCTGCCGCCCGAGCGGGCGAAGGAGCTGGAGGGCGTGGTCGGCACCATGGTCGGCCTCCGTTACATTCGGGAAGACGAGGTCGCCGCGCTCCCGCGTCGCTCCGAGCGGCTCCGCGTCGCGGTCTATGCGCCGCTGGCCCAGGCCCCGGTGCCGCCCGACGTGGTCCTCGTGCGCGGCCGGGCGCGCCAGATCATGCTGGTCGCCGAGGCCGCGCTGGCCGCCGGGCTCGCCGGCGACGGCGCCGCCATGGGTCGGCCGGCGTGCGCCATGATCCCCGCGGTGCTCGGGGGACCGCGGGGCGTCACGAGCCTCGGCTGCATCGGCAACCGGGTCTATACCGGCCTCGGGGACGATGAGCTGTACTTCACGATCCCCGGCCCGCGCGTCGGCGACGTGGTCGACCGGCTCGAGTCGGTGCTCCACGCCAATCGCGAGCTGGAGGAGTATCACCAGGGGCGGCGCGCGAGCTTGTAG